The Streptococcaceae bacterium ESL0729 genome has a segment encoding these proteins:
- a CDS encoding F0F1 ATP synthase subunit epsilon, producing MDYMTVQVITPAGVIYDHHAQFVLVSTESGELGIYPKHVPLIAPLKIEEVKIKRIDDDSHVDWVAVNGGIVEVNDNLITIVADSAERERDIDTSRAERARQRAERIIEEAKAKEDINEVRRAEVALHRALNRINVSKHLE from the coding sequence ATGGACTACATGACAGTGCAGGTAATAACTCCAGCTGGGGTTATCTACGATCACCACGCTCAGTTTGTACTTGTAAGTACTGAATCAGGAGAACTTGGTATTTATCCTAAGCACGTTCCGCTTATTGCTCCCCTAAAAATTGAAGAAGTTAAAATCAAGAGGATTGATGATGACTCTCACGTTGACTGGGTAGCCGTAAATGGAGGAATTGTTGAGGTTAATGATAATCTAATAACAATTGTCGCCGATTCTGCTGAACGTGAAAGAGACATTGATACAAGTCGTGCCGAAAGGGCAAGACAAAGGGCCGAAAGAATTATCGAAGAGGCCAAGGCCAAAGAAGATATTAATGAAGTTAGGCGTGCAGAAGTCGCCCTTCACCGTGCCCTTAACCGTATTAATGTATCAAAACATTTAGAATAA
- a CDS encoding F0F1 ATP synthase subunit gamma, protein MGASLNEIKTKIESTKKTSQITGAMQMVSAAKLSKSEESAKNFQIYAQKVRSITTDLLAGEHISDSQNPMLISRPVKSTGYIVITSDKGLVGGYNSTILKTVMQMLNDDHDSQNEYSILALGGTGADFFKARGIDVAYELRGLSDQPSFDEVRSIVSTAVGMYQNEIFDELYVCYTHHINSITSQVRVEKMLPISDIDSNEAQAHHKQFELEPDRDAILETLLPQYAESMIYGSIIDAKTAEHAAGMSAMKTATDNAKNVIGDLTIQYNRARQGRITQEIIEVVTGAAALD, encoded by the coding sequence ATGGGTGCTTCTCTTAATGAGATAAAAACAAAAATTGAATCAACAAAAAAGACTAGCCAGATAACTGGTGCCATGCAGATGGTATCAGCTGCCAAGCTTTCAAAGTCAGAAGAAAGTGCTAAAAACTTCCAGATATATGCTCAAAAAGTCCGCTCAATCACTACCGATTTACTGGCTGGTGAGCATATAAGTGACAGTCAAAATCCAATGTTGATTAGTCGTCCTGTTAAAAGTACAGGATATATTGTAATTACCAGTGATAAGGGTCTTGTTGGAGGTTATAATTCAACCATCCTTAAAACAGTAATGCAGATGCTAAATGATGATCACGATAGCCAAAATGAATATTCAATTTTAGCCTTAGGTGGAACAGGAGCTGACTTTTTCAAGGCACGTGGGATTGATGTGGCTTACGAGCTTCGTGGTCTTTCAGACCAACCATCATTTGATGAGGTTAGAAGCATTGTGTCTACAGCTGTCGGCATGTATCAAAATGAAATTTTTGATGAGCTCTATGTATGTTATACCCACCATATAAATAGTATTACAAGTCAGGTTCGGGTGGAAAAAATGCTACCAATTAGTGATATTGATAGTAATGAAGCCCAGGCTCACCACAAGCAGTTTGAGCTTGAGCCAGACCGCGATGCTATTTTAGAGACACTTTTACCCCAGTACGCTGAAAGCATGATTTATGGATCAATTATTGATGCTAAAACAGCTGAACATGCTGCGGGGATGAGTGCCATGAAGACTGCAACCGACAATGCTAAAAATGTAATTGGTGACCTTACTATTCAATATAATAGGGCCCGCCAAGGAAGAATAACTCAAGAGATTATTGAGGTTGTTACTGGAGCAGCTGCTTTAGATTAA
- a CDS encoding DNA internalization-related competence protein ComEC/Rec2, protein MKKMYLICPLVLAYYSVFCFNFLNLSFLLIAFILLFKNFDYRYPLIVLFFLAYFFLVNLWQERRIKLSDSPVSSLTVKVDSIDINGDQLSFIGRNKAGNYQSFYKIKSKEEQKKLKGLQANLIFDVSASLSRPEKRRNENGFDYRKYLATRGIYQLLNIEEIRQVRVQRTVNPLKLLESLRKRLIDYIEQVIPKPMDKYMLSLILGFYSREFSEVRDLYTGLGIVHLFALSGVHVNFFLKKLRWLFLRLGLSTQVSNIALLLLSIIYGGLAGFSISVSRSLLQKNLSNYGVKGLENFSLTLMVFLLVRPSFLLTEAGVLSFFLSFAISLVGQKINLQSKMWDQLVKSAVLSLLAAPLTIYFFYSFQPLTIVLTPIFGFLFTSLLLPVLVFCLLVSFIFPILLAPCNHLFIYLEALATGLDSRSIKAIVFGKPALFILILVFLGLFYLIDNFSKKRMIILAPLLLALLFLNKFSQATYLSLVDVGQGDSIFLRDKYNQNNVLIDLGGSLALPSKEKWSNRKKQANAKRTLIPYLKSKGVGKIDTLVITHAHEDHMGDLLELAKNFKLKEIWLTKGALKNNVLLEKLRKIDGKTKIHLARPGEELKIFNSKLQVLSPPKEGLAKEFGTNNDSLVLYGQLFTKNFLFTGDLEEEGEELLMATYPKLPVDVLKAGHHGSKTSSSEAFLKHINPQIALISCGQKNIYKHPNQETLDRFEKNGIATFRTDLDGQIIIKGQGKHFSIKKMK, encoded by the coding sequence ATGAAAAAAATGTACCTAATTTGTCCCCTAGTTTTAGCCTACTATAGTGTTTTTTGCTTTAATTTCTTAAATTTAAGCTTCTTACTTATTGCCTTCATCCTGCTTTTTAAAAATTTTGATTATCGCTATCCTTTAATTGTTCTGTTCTTTCTGGCCTATTTTTTCCTGGTTAATTTGTGGCAGGAAAGACGAATTAAACTTAGTGATAGCCCTGTAAGTAGTTTGACTGTCAAGGTTGATAGTATCGATATTAATGGTGATCAACTATCATTTATTGGGCGAAATAAGGCGGGTAACTACCAATCCTTTTATAAAATTAAATCGAAGGAGGAGCAAAAAAAGCTAAAGGGCCTGCAAGCTAATCTTATTTTTGACGTTTCAGCAAGCCTTAGTCGGCCTGAAAAAAGGCGAAATGAAAATGGTTTTGACTACCGAAAGTATCTGGCAACAAGGGGAATCTATCAGCTCCTTAATATAGAAGAGATAAGGCAGGTAAGGGTTCAAAGGACCGTTAATCCTTTGAAATTACTGGAGTCTTTAAGGAAAAGATTAATTGACTATATTGAACAGGTAATACCAAAGCCCATGGATAAGTATATGCTGAGCCTGATTTTAGGTTTTTACAGCCGGGAATTTTCCGAGGTGCGTGATTTATATACGGGTCTTGGCATAGTCCATCTTTTTGCCCTAAGTGGTGTCCATGTTAATTTTTTTCTCAAAAAGCTAAGATGGCTCTTTTTAAGGCTTGGTCTAAGTACCCAGGTAAGTAATATCGCTCTTTTGCTCTTATCCATAATATATGGTGGCCTAGCTGGCTTTTCCATATCTGTTAGCCGGAGCTTACTGCAAAAAAATCTATCAAATTATGGAGTAAAGGGCCTGGAAAATTTTTCCTTAACCCTTATGGTTTTCCTCCTTGTAAGGCCCAGTTTTCTTTTGACTGAAGCTGGTGTCCTGTCCTTCTTCCTGTCATTTGCCATAAGTCTTGTGGGCCAAAAAATAAATCTTCAAAGTAAAATGTGGGATCAACTTGTAAAGTCAGCCGTCCTCTCCCTGCTAGCAGCTCCCCTGACGATTTACTTTTTCTATAGTTTTCAACCCCTGACCATTGTCTTAACCCCTATTTTTGGTTTTCTTTTTACCAGTCTCTTGCTTCCAGTCCTTGTTTTTTGTCTTCTTGTAAGCTTTATTTTTCCTATTCTTTTAGCTCCCTGTAACCATCTTTTTATCTACCTAGAAGCTTTGGCTACAGGGCTTGATAGCAGGTCAATCAAAGCCATAGTTTTTGGAAAACCAGCACTTTTTATCCTCATCTTAGTTTTCTTGGGTCTCTTTTATTTAATAGATAATTTTAGCAAAAAAAGAATGATTATCTTAGCTCCGCTCTTACTTGCCCTCCTATTTTTAAATAAATTTTCGCAAGCTACCTACCTGTCACTTGTCGATGTTGGTCAAGGGGATAGTATCTTTTTAAGGGACAAATACAACCAAAATAATGTCCTAATTGATCTTGGAGGGAGTCTTGCTTTACCTTCCAAGGAAAAGTGGTCTAATCGAAAAAAGCAGGCAAATGCTAAAAGAACCTTAATTCCTTATTTAAAGAGTAAGGGAGTTGGAAAGATTGATACCTTAGTTATAACCCATGCCCACGAAGATCATATGGGAGACCTTTTGGAGCTTGCAAAAAACTTTAAGCTTAAGGAGATTTGGTTAACTAAAGGAGCTTTGAAGAATAATGTCTTACTTGAAAAATTAAGGAAAATTGATGGAAAAACAAAAATTCATTTAGCAAGACCGGGTGAGGAGCTGAAAATATTTAATTCTAAATTACAGGTTCTTTCACCACCCAAGGAAGGACTGGCAAAGGAGTTTGGGACCAATAATGACTCCCTAGTCCTTTACGGGCAACTTTTTACCAAGAATTTCTTATTTACGGGGGATTTAGAAGAAGAAGGGGAGGAGCTTTTGATGGCAACCTATCCCAAACTCCCTGTTGATGTACTAAAGGCTGGTCATCATGGTAGTAAAACTAGCTCCTCAGAAGCCTTCTTAAAGCATATCAATCCTCAAATTGCCCTTATATCTTGTGGGCAAAAAAATATCTACAAACATCCCAATCAGGAGACCTTGGACAGGTTTGAAAAAAATGGTATAGCTACATTTAGGACAGATTTAGATGGGCAGATAATAATTAAGGGACAGGGGAAGCATTTTTCCATTAAAAAGATGAAATAA
- the atpE gene encoding F0F1 ATP synthase subunit C, with amino-acid sequence MVGIGVGLVAGLAALGAAIGNGLIASSFIQSAARQPEMEDKLRGAMFIGAALVEGLAIIAIVIAFLLLGKF; translated from the coding sequence ATGGTAGGAATTGGTGTCGGCTTAGTTGCTGGACTTGCAGCTCTTGGAGCAGCTATTGGGAATGGATTGATTGCATCAAGCTTTATACAATCAGCAGCGCGTCAACCAGAAATGGAAGATAAGCTTCGTGGAGCAATGTTTATTGGAGCAGCCCTTGTTGAAGGACTTGCAATCATTGCAATCGTTATTGCATTCTTACTTCTAGGTAAATTTTAG
- a CDS encoding F0F1 ATP synthase subunit delta encodes MSLIVSNRYSKALLEAFADAGKIDELTEEVEALIEIIDQTNLMTFILDNSYAQSKKEALINSLGENFSKELANFLKLLIVNKRISSLEEILKQTLLKIDDLKGIAEVEVISAVPLTSGQLEKVRAIAIKKFNLKDVEIVNSLDQKIIGGMVLKSRGKIIDSSIKAQLLKLTQEIM; translated from the coding sequence ATGAGTTTAATTGTATCAAATAGGTACAGTAAGGCCTTGCTGGAAGCTTTTGCTGATGCTGGAAAAATTGATGAACTTACCGAGGAAGTAGAAGCTTTAATTGAGATCATTGATCAAACAAATCTAATGACCTTCATCCTCGATAATTCATATGCACAATCGAAAAAGGAAGCACTTATTAATAGCCTTGGTGAGAATTTTTCTAAGGAATTAGCTAATTTTCTTAAACTATTAATAGTAAATAAAAGAATCTCTTCATTAGAAGAAATTTTAAAACAGACCCTTTTAAAAATTGATGATCTTAAGGGAATTGCAGAAGTTGAAGTTATTTCAGCCGTGCCACTAACAAGTGGGCAGCTTGAAAAAGTAAGGGCTATTGCCATTAAAAAATTCAACTTAAAAGATGTCGAAATTGTTAATAGCTTGGATCAAAAGATTATCGGTGGCATGGTTTTAAAAAGCCGTGGTAAGATAATTGATTCAAGTATTAAGGCACAATTATTAAAATTAACACAGGAAATAATGTAG
- the atpD gene encoding F0F1 ATP synthase subunit beta — protein sequence MSSGKISQVIGPVVDVEFASTQALPDINSALVVYRDNNGEKQKIVLEVALELGDNVVRTIAMESTDGLTRGLEVVDTGKPISVPVGTETLGRVFNVLGDTIDLEADLSDVKRNPIHKKAPAFDELSTSNDILETGIKVIDLLAPYLKGGKVGLFGGAGVGKTVLIQELIHNIAQEHGGISVFTGVGERTREGNDLYNEMKESGVIEKTAMVFGQMNEPPGARMRVALTGLTIAEYFRDVEGQDVLLFIDNIFRFTQAGSEVSALLGRMPSAVGYQPTLATEMGQLQERITSTKKGSVTSIQAIYVPADDYTDPAPATAFAHLDSTTNLERRLTQMGIYPAVDPLASTSRALAPEIVGKEHYEVATEVQRVLQRYRELQDIIAILGMDELSDEEKILVGRARRMQFFLSQNFNVAEQFTGQPGSYVPVKETVKGFREILDGKYDDVPEEAFRSVGPIEDVLEKAKTLQV from the coding sequence ATGAGTTCTGGGAAAATTTCTCAGGTAATTGGACCGGTCGTTGACGTTGAGTTTGCGTCAACACAAGCCCTACCTGATATTAATAGTGCCTTAGTTGTCTACCGTGACAATAACGGCGAAAAACAAAAAATAGTTCTTGAAGTTGCTTTGGAACTTGGAGATAACGTTGTAAGGACCATTGCTATGGAATCAACAGATGGACTTACACGTGGTTTAGAAGTAGTAGATACTGGTAAACCAATCAGCGTGCCAGTTGGTACTGAAACTTTAGGGCGTGTTTTCAATGTCCTAGGTGATACAATTGACCTTGAAGCTGACCTTTCAGACGTTAAGAGAAATCCAATCCATAAAAAAGCACCAGCCTTCGATGAACTATCAACTTCAAATGATATCCTAGAAACTGGTATCAAAGTTATCGACCTTCTTGCCCCTTACCTTAAAGGTGGTAAGGTTGGACTATTCGGTGGTGCCGGAGTTGGTAAAACCGTTCTAATCCAGGAGCTTATCCACAATATTGCTCAAGAGCATGGTGGTATCTCTGTATTTACAGGGGTTGGGGAAAGAACACGTGAAGGTAACGACCTTTACAACGAAATGAAGGAATCAGGAGTTATCGAGAAAACGGCCATGGTATTTGGTCAGATGAATGAGCCGCCTGGTGCCCGTATGCGTGTAGCCCTAACAGGTCTTACAATTGCGGAATACTTCCGTGATGTAGAAGGACAAGATGTACTTCTCTTCATCGATAACATCTTCCGTTTCACTCAAGCAGGTTCTGAGGTATCAGCCCTTCTAGGACGTATGCCATCAGCCGTAGGTTACCAACCAACACTTGCTACTGAGATGGGACAACTTCAAGAGCGTATCACTTCAACTAAGAAGGGATCTGTAACTTCAATCCAAGCGATCTATGTGCCAGCCGATGACTACACTGACCCGGCTCCAGCTACAGCCTTCGCCCACCTGGATTCAACTACCAACCTTGAGCGTCGTCTTACTCAGATGGGTATCTACCCAGCCGTTGACCCACTAGCTTCAACATCACGTGCCCTTGCTCCTGAAATCGTCGGGAAAGAACACTATGAAGTTGCTACTGAAGTTCAACGTGTCCTTCAACGCTACCGCGAGCTTCAAGATATCATCGCCATCCTTGGTATGGATGAGCTTTCTGATGAGGAAAAAATCCTTGTTGGTCGTGCCCGTCGTATGCAATTCTTCCTTAGCCAAAACTTCAACGTGGCTGAACAGTTTACTGGTCAACCAGGTTCATATGTTCCAGTTAAGGAGACAGTTAAAGGATTCCGTGAAATCCTTGATGGTAAATACGATGATGTTCCAGAAGAAGCCTTCCGTAGTGTAGGTCCAATTGAAGATGTACTTGAAAAAGCGAAAACACTTCAAGTTTAA
- the atpA gene encoding F0F1 ATP synthase subunit alpha has product MAINANEISSLLKEQIENFTPDFSVAETGIITYIGDGIARAHGLENAMSGELLEFSNGSYGMAQNLESTDIGIIILGDYSSIREGDTVKRTGKIMEVPVGEALIGRVVNPLGQPIDGLGDIKTDKSRPVEYPAPGVMQRKSVNQPLQTGIKAIDALVPIGRGQRELIIGDRQTGKTSIAIDTILNQKGKDMICIYVAIGQKESTVRNQVETLKKYGAMDYTIVMTAGASQPAPLLYLAPYSGAAMGEEFMYNGKHVLIVYDDLTKQAVAYRELSLLLRRPPGREAYPGDVFYLHSRLLERAAQLSDELGGGSMTALPFIETQAGDISGYIATNVISITDGQIFLETDLFYSGIRPAIDAGSSVSRVGGSAQIKAMKKVSGTLRLDLASYRELEAFTQFGSDLDAATQAKLSRGRRTIEILKQPLHEPLPVEKEVLVLYALTHGFLDSIPVDNILEFQDQLFDFFDTKHADLLQTIVETKDLPDQALLDGAIEEFKNTTSFK; this is encoded by the coding sequence TTGGCTATTAATGCTAATGAAATCAGCTCGCTCTTAAAAGAGCAAATTGAAAATTTTACTCCAGATTTTTCAGTTGCTGAGACAGGTATAATCACATATATTGGGGATGGTATTGCTCGTGCGCATGGTCTTGAAAATGCGATGAGTGGAGAACTTCTTGAGTTTTCAAATGGTTCTTACGGAATGGCTCAAAATTTGGAGTCAACTGATATCGGTATCATTATCCTTGGTGATTACAGCTCTATTCGTGAGGGTGATACTGTCAAAAGAACTGGTAAAATCATGGAAGTTCCAGTTGGAGAAGCACTGATTGGACGTGTTGTAAATCCACTTGGACAACCAATCGATGGTCTTGGTGATATTAAGACTGATAAATCTCGTCCCGTTGAATACCCAGCACCGGGTGTAATGCAACGTAAATCAGTTAACCAACCACTTCAAACTGGTATCAAGGCGATTGATGCCCTTGTTCCAATTGGACGTGGTCAACGTGAACTTATCATTGGTGACCGTCAAACTGGTAAAACAAGTATCGCAATCGATACAATCCTTAACCAAAAAGGTAAGGATATGATTTGTATCTACGTAGCCATCGGTCAAAAAGAATCAACTGTCCGTAACCAGGTTGAGACCCTTAAAAAATACGGTGCTATGGATTACACAATCGTAATGACAGCTGGTGCTAGTCAACCAGCTCCCCTTCTATATCTAGCTCCTTACTCTGGAGCTGCTATGGGTGAGGAATTCATGTACAACGGAAAACATGTTTTAATCGTTTATGATGACTTAACAAAACAAGCCGTTGCCTACCGTGAATTGTCACTTCTTCTTCGCCGTCCTCCAGGTCGTGAGGCCTACCCAGGGGATGTATTCTACTTGCATTCACGTCTTTTAGAGCGTGCTGCTCAACTTTCTGATGAACTTGGTGGTGGTTCAATGACTGCCCTTCCATTTATTGAAACTCAAGCAGGGGACATTTCAGGATATATTGCGACAAACGTAATCTCAATCACTGATGGACAAATCTTCCTAGAAACAGATTTATTCTACTCAGGTATTCGTCCAGCCATTGATGCAGGATCTTCTGTATCTCGTGTTGGTGGTAGTGCCCAAATTAAGGCAATGAAGAAGGTATCAGGTACCTTACGTCTTGACCTTGCAAGTTACAGGGAGTTAGAGGCCTTCACTCAGTTTGGTAGTGACCTCGATGCTGCAACTCAGGCTAAATTAAGCCGTGGACGCCGCACAATTGAAATCTTGAAGCAACCACTTCATGAGCCACTACCAGTTGAAAAAGAAGTTTTAGTTCTTTATGCTTTAACTCATGGTTTCTTAGACAGCATCCCAGTGGATAACATTCTAGAATTCCAAGATCAATTATTTGATTTCTTTGATACCAAGCATGCAGATCTTTTACAAACAATTGTTGAAACAAAAGATTTACCAGATCAAGCCTTGCTTGATGGAGCAATTGAAGAATTTAAAAATACTACAAGCTTTAAATAG
- a CDS encoding HAMP domain-containing sensor histidine kinase, which yields MKAKSKFIILSLIYLLTSLFLVYTSYQGFLTSQLKELEGELTQVSSNINDSSDFILPANVKIYTSTENLPADVENVFKGSKQANLLVDGNLYLSIPLKASQNQLEVIRIGQKFNSHRGFLIILTSYLLALYLLFLGYYLKEQAKQRREIDQSQKLIDNFRLNPYQEHTIINSGNQILEQFNSYSDQVHKTLTSKNWENKNLCRLIDTFEFPVFVYGSSGRLLGKNEAFSRNFPQIEKINSFTSDSEFLSFLLANLIDKTEGQGQFYFKNLDKYFQVKLAQINPTGAKQTPSYLASMQEVTELVKAKISQDNFVANVSHELKTPLTSIIGFSNLIANQDLSPDQIKEFGQIIEKEAKRLENLVQDTLKLTKNTKEITKEKIRIDLLVQDVLDNLSIQIKDKQMIIIKNLSSLEYPTNYELFYGIAKNLIENAIFYSPPAKQVIISLREAENKLYFEVKDQGPGISLIDQKKIFERFYRIDSARKNITDGTGLGLPIVQHNTSLLKGQVRLISKLREGSSFTIILPNKKES from the coding sequence ATGAAAGCTAAAAGTAAATTTATTATCTTATCTCTCATCTACCTATTAACTTCCTTGTTCTTGGTCTACACAAGCTACCAGGGATTTTTAACTTCCCAATTGAAGGAGCTTGAAGGTGAGTTAACGCAGGTAAGTTCTAACATTAATGACAGCAGTGATTTTATCCTGCCTGCTAATGTTAAAATCTACACTTCAACTGAAAATTTGCCAGCGGATGTCGAAAATGTCTTTAAAGGCAGCAAGCAGGCAAACCTCCTTGTAGACGGTAACCTTTACCTGTCCATCCCCTTAAAAGCTAGCCAAAATCAGCTTGAGGTTATAAGGATTGGCCAAAAATTTAATTCTCATAGGGGATTTTTGATCATCTTGACATCCTATTTACTAGCCCTTTACCTGCTTTTTTTAGGCTATTATCTAAAAGAGCAAGCTAAGCAGCGAAGGGAGATTGACCAAAGCCAAAAATTAATTGATAATTTCAGGCTGAATCCCTACCAGGAGCATACTATTATCAACAGTGGCAATCAGATTTTGGAGCAATTCAATAGCTACTCCGACCAGGTTCATAAGACCTTGACCAGTAAAAATTGGGAGAATAAGAATCTTTGCAGGCTAATCGATACATTTGAATTCCCAGTCTTTGTCTATGGATCTAGCGGACGGCTCTTGGGGAAAAACGAGGCCTTTTCAAGGAACTTCCCCCAGATTGAGAAAATCAACTCCTTCACTTCTGACAGTGAGTTTTTAAGCTTTCTTCTAGCCAATCTGATTGATAAAACTGAGGGCCAGGGCCAGTTTTACTTTAAGAATTTGGACAAGTATTTCCAGGTTAAGCTTGCACAAATTAATCCTACAGGGGCAAAACAAACACCAAGTTACTTGGCCAGCATGCAAGAGGTAACCGAGCTTGTCAAGGCAAAGATAAGCCAGGATAACTTTGTTGCTAATGTCTCCCATGAATTAAAAACCCCTCTAACTTCAATTATTGGTTTCTCTAATTTGATAGCCAATCAGGACTTAAGCCCAGATCAAATCAAAGAATTTGGACAAATCATTGAAAAAGAAGCCAAGAGACTAGAAAACCTAGTCCAGGATACCCTTAAATTGACTAAAAATACCAAAGAAATTACCAAAGAAAAAATAAGAATTGATCTTTTAGTCCAAGATGTACTGGATAATTTATCCATTCAAATCAAAGACAAACAGATGATAATTATTAAAAATTTATCTTCCCTAGAATACCCAACAAATTATGAGCTTTTTTACGGGATTGCTAAAAATTTGATTGAAAATGCAATTTTTTATAGTCCTCCAGCCAAGCAAGTAATTATTAGCTTAAGGGAAGCAGAAAACAAACTTTATTTTGAGGTTAAGGACCAGGGCCCTGGTATTTCACTCATTGATCAAAAGAAGATATTTGAAAGATTTTACCGAATCGACAGTGCTAGGAAAAATATTACTGATGGGACAGGGCTTGGTTTGCCAATCGTTCAGCATAATACTTCCCTTCTTAAGGGCCAGGTAAGGCTTATCAGTAAATTAAGGGAGGGTAGTTCTTTTACAATCATTCTTCCAAACAAAAAAGAGTCCTAG
- the atpB gene encoding F0F1 ATP synthase subunit A gives MGDEKDLVFNIGPIYFDGTVLLMTVLACTIVFGLVFWASRNMQIKPKGKQNVLEWVVDFTNKIVRDNAGAGEINKFGPLAFVLFTFLLVANNIGLVTKLVTKDGISLWKSPTADPGITLGLALMVVLLSNFMGVEHFGFKKYIKNSFLTPIVTSPFNVLEEFTNFLTLGLRLYGNIFAGEILLGLLTSMGHGNPIMLGLALVLEVLWTAFSIFISCLQAYIFVTLTMVYISHKIELKD, from the coding sequence ATGGGTGACGAAAAAGACCTCGTCTTTAATATTGGCCCTATTTATTTTGATGGTACCGTTCTTTTGATGACCGTCTTGGCATGTACAATTGTATTTGGTTTGGTCTTTTGGGCCAGCCGCAACATGCAAATCAAGCCCAAGGGCAAGCAAAATGTCCTTGAATGGGTTGTTGATTTCACTAATAAGATAGTAAGAGATAATGCTGGAGCTGGCGAAATTAATAAATTTGGTCCCCTGGCTTTTGTTCTTTTTACCTTCTTGTTGGTCGCAAATAACATTGGTTTGGTCACAAAATTAGTTACAAAAGATGGAATTTCTCTTTGGAAGAGCCCAACAGCTGACCCAGGTATTACCCTAGGTCTAGCTTTGATGGTTGTTCTTTTAAGTAACTTTATGGGTGTTGAGCATTTTGGATTTAAGAAATATATTAAAAACAGTTTCCTAACTCCGATTGTTACATCACCTTTTAATGTCTTAGAAGAATTCACAAATTTCTTAACCCTTGGATTGCGTCTATATGGTAATATCTTTGCGGGTGAAATTTTACTTGGACTCTTAACCAGCATGGGACACGGAAACCCAATCATGTTAGGACTTGCCCTTGTTTTGGAAGTTCTATGGACTGCTTTTTCAATCTTTATTTCATGCTTGCAGGCATACATCTTTGTAACGCTAACAATGGTTTACATTTCACATAAAATAGAGCTAAAAGATTAA
- the atpF gene encoding F0F1 ATP synthase subunit B, with translation MFIMLEATEKSTMLGDIFVATGAVLILMVLIKKFAWGAITNIFEQRAKKISDDIDGAEAARAKAEELAKRREAELSTSRKEASQILKDATATANTSSDKIITEAREEAIILKKRAAEEISREHDEALLNVKGEIADISVKLAEKLIGNSLDEKSQSGLIDAYLEKLGNE, from the coding sequence ATGTTTATAATGTTGGAAGCTACTGAAAAAAGCACCATGCTTGGAGATATCTTTGTAGCTACTGGGGCTGTCTTAATCTTGATGGTCCTTATTAAGAAGTTTGCTTGGGGTGCAATTACAAACATCTTTGAGCAAAGGGCTAAAAAAATATCAGATGATATTGATGGTGCAGAAGCAGCTAGAGCAAAGGCTGAAGAGCTTGCTAAGCGTCGTGAAGCTGAACTTTCAACTAGCCGTAAAGAAGCTAGTCAAATTTTAAAGGACGCGACAGCTACTGCAAATACAAGTAGTGATAAAATAATTACAGAAGCACGTGAGGAAGCTATTATCCTTAAAAAACGTGCGGCAGAGGAAATTTCAAGAGAACATGATGAAGCCCTCTTAAATGTTAAAGGTGAGATTGCTGATATTTCAGTTAAACTTGCTGAAAAATTAATTGGGAATTCACTTGATGAGAAGTCACAATCAGGATTGATTGATGCCTACCTTGAAAAACTAGGCAATGAGTAG